The DNA sequence GAACTCGGCCCGGTGGGACTCCTCGTCCGAGAGCAGCGTCACCGCGAGGTCCTCGGTCACGGGGTCGTCGGCCGCCTCCGCCGCCTCGATGAGGTCGCGGTAGGTCTCGACCGCGCCCTGCTCGGCTTCGATGACGCCGTCGATCACGCTCAGGACGTCGGTCGTGTCCTCGGGCGGCTGGAGGCTCTCCTGGCCCATCTCCATCTCGAACGAGCCCTTCGGCTGGCCGCCGAGCTGGGTGATGCGCTCGCCGAGGGTCTCGGCGTGGCCGAGCTCCTCCTCGACGTCCGCGCGGAGGCCCTCGGCGACCTCCTCGGCGGTGACGCCCTCGATCGCGATGGCGTCGGTCTGGTAGTTGATCACCGTCTCGAACTCGTCGTTGCGCGCGGCGTGAAGCAGGTCGAGAACGTCCTCGTCACCGTCGGTGCTCATGTTTGCAGGGAGGGCCGTCGGCCACTTAAGAACCCGTTTCGCGGAGACACTTCCCCACCACCTCGTCGAGGAGTTCGGTCGCACGTTCGACCGCTGGAAGTCGAACGTACTCGCGGTCGGCGTGGGCCACTGGCCCCTCCTCGTCGGCGAGCACACCCGGGCCGAAGACGACGGTGGGCGCACGCCGAGCGAAGTACGAGGCCTCGGTCGCGGCGGTGAACGGCCGCGCCGCACAGCCGAGGTCCCGAAACGCCCGCACGACACCCGCATCGGCGTCCGTCTCGAAGGCTTCGAGGAACGGCGTCTTCCGGTCGGTGAGTTCGAACGAGACCCCGGAACCGAGGCGCTCGCGGAGGTACCCGTCGAGGCCGGTCTCGTAGCCGTTGGCGGTCTCGGGGGGCACGCTCCGGCGGTCGAGGACGACCTCACACGCGCCGGCGACCTGGTTCGTGGCGTCGCCACCCTCGATCACCGTGGGCGTGAGCGTCGGCGCGCCGAGGTCGGGGTGGGCGTCGAGCCCGTCGGGCCGGTCGTCGAAACCCGACAGCGCCTCGATGGCGCGAGCGGCGAGCGGGATGGCGTTCGTCCCGCTCTCGGGTTCGGCGGCGTGAGCGCTCTCGCCACGAAGCTCGATCCGCCCCTCGAAGCGACCCTTCGCGGCGGTACAGACGTCCAATCCGGTGGGCTCGCCGACGATGACCGCGTCGCCGCGTTCGGGGTCGAGGTCGAGCTCCGGCACGAGCGCCGCCGCCCCCGTCGAGTAGACCTCCTCGTCGGGAGTGATGGCGAGCGTGACGCGGCCGTCGTCGGGGTCGGAGTCGAAAAACGCCGCGAGCATCGCCGCGAGCGGACCCTTCGCGTCGCACGACCCCCGCCCCGAGAGGATGTCGCCGTCGCGGGAGGGCGGAACGTGGGGCGCGACCGTGTCGATGTGGGTGTTGAGGACGATGTGGGGGCCATCGGAGTCGCCAGTGCGGGTCGCGGTCACGTTGCCCGCGTCGTCGACCGTCGGTTCGACGTCGTGCTCGCAAAGCGTCTCACGGAGGAACGAGCGCATCTCGTCGACGTTCTCGTGGGAGGGGGTCTCGACCGCGCGTTCGAGGAACCCCCGCGGGTCGAAGTCGGTCATCAGTCGTCGGCGGTCGCGCCGGCGTCGCCGTCTATCTCGACCGAGCGCGAGCCACCCAGGGAGACCCGGCCCGCGAACTCGCGCTCGGTGGGGCCGCGGAGTATCGCTTCGGTGCCCGAGAATTCGACGTCGAGTTCGCCACCCGGCGGGGAGACCGTCACCGAATCGTCCTCGGTACGGCCGAGCTTTCGGGCGGCCGCCGCGACCGCGACCGCGCCGGTCCCGCAGGACCGGGTCTCGCCCTCGACGCCGCGCTCGTAGGTCCGCTGGTCGAACCCACCCGCGCCGTCGGGGCTCGCGACCGTGACGTTCGCCCCGCGCGGGAAGACCTCGGCGTGACGGACCGGCGGCGCGACCGATTCGAGGTCGATGGTCGAAACGTCGTCGACGAACGCCACCGCGTGGGGCACCCCGGTGTCGACCGCGGTGGCGTCGAGATCGCCGATGGGTTCCTCGACGAGCGGCTCGTCGCGCGCGAGCGGGACGGCCTCGGGCGAGAAGCGCGGCATCCCCATCTCGATCGAGACCGCCGTTTCGTCGACCGTCGCACGGCGGGTTCCCGACTGGGTGTCGACCATCACGACACGCTCGCCCGTTCGTTCGGCGGCCCAGGCCGCCGCACACCGCGCGCCGTTGCCACACATCGGGGCGGTCGAGCCGTCGGGCTGGACCAGCGTCATGACGACCCGCGGCGAGGCGTAGCCGGCTTCGAGCGCGAGAAAGAGCACGCCGTCCGCGCCGGTGGAGCCGTCTCCGTCCCCGATCCCGCTGTCGCGGTCACAGAGGTCGATCGCGAGTCGTCGTCGGTCCGTCACCGGCTGGGCCGCGTCGATGACGAAGAAGTCGTTGCCGGTGCCGTGGAACTTGTCGAATGATATCATTGGTCGAGCCTCGAAAGGTCGTCTACCGTCTCGCGCCGCACGCACACCCAGGACTCGTCGCCGTCGAGGGCACAGACCGCGGGTCGTGGGCGGGAGTTGTAGGTGCTCGCCATCTCGTAGCCGTACGCGCCGGCGTTGCCGACGGCCAGGAGGTCCCCGCGCTCGGGCACGGGAAGGCTCCGGCCGCGCGCGAGGGTGTCCGAGGACTCACAGACCGGCCCGGCGACGGTCGTCGCGACCGTCCCGCGCTCGGACGCATCCGCCGCGAGCGAGCGGATCGCGTGGTAGGCGTCGTAGAGCGCGGGTCGGGCGAGTGCCGTCATTCCGGCGTCGACACCCACGACAGTGGTCTCGGGCGTCGGCTTGACGGTGTTGACACGCGCCAGGAGGACGCCCGCGTCGGCCACGAGATACCGGCCGGGCTCGATGCCGAGCCGCGCGTCGGCCCCGAACGCGTCGCGAGTGGCCTCGGCGAGCGCCCCGAGGTCGAGCGGGGGGTCGGTCTCGTGGTAAGGGACCCCGAACCCGCCGCCGATGCTCACCGCGTCGATGTCGTGGTCGGCGAGGTCGGCGGCGATCTCGCTCACCCGCTCGACCAGCGCCGCGTGACCACTCAGGTCGCCGAGGATGCCGCTGCCGGCGTGGGCGTGGAGCCCGACGAGGTCGAACCCCATCCCCTCGGCGTCGGCCGCGACCGCTTCGATCCGTTCGGCCGGGATGCCGAACGTCGGGTCGCCGCCGGTTCTGACCTTCTCGTGATGGCCCGCGCCCACGGCGGGGTTCGCCCGGAGGTAGACCCGGCCCGTCCAGTCCCGGTCGGCCAGTCGGGTCAGGGTATCGCGCGCGCCGACGGTGATCGTGACCTCACGTTCGGCGGCGATCTCGACGACTCGATCCAGGTCGCGGGCGGGCGGGTTGACCGCGGTGTATCGCAGGGTCGAAACGCCCGCCTCGTACGCCCGGACGACCTCGCCGGCGGAGGCACACTCCGCACCGAGTCCCTCCTCGGCGAGCGTTTCGAGAACCGGCTTCCTGGCGTTGGCCTTCACCGCGTAGTCGATCGCGGCGTCGGGGAACGCCGCTCGAAGACGAGCCGCGTTCTCGCGCACACGACCGAGGTCGACCACGTAGAGCGGCGTGCCGTGGTCGGCGGCGAGGTCGCGCAGCCGCGCCGCCGACCAGTCCCCGAGCCGTCGCACGGCCGGGTTCCCGTCGAGGTCCGCGACGGCCCCCGCCATCACCGAAGCGCCTCCTCGCGCTCGGTGGCTTCCAGAGTCCTGTTCTCGACGGCGGTGGCGACCACGGCGGGCTTGTAGGCCCCGCCCTCGAAGAGGTCGTGCTCGCCCACGGAGGACTCGACGAACCGCGTGAACGCCCGCCGCTCGGGCGGGAGTTCGCCGTAGACGACCTCTTCTTCTACCAAATCGTAGACCGGGATTCGGGGCGTCAGCAGGGTGTTCTCACCTACCACCGAGTCGTGACCCACTACGAACCCCGAGGTCACGCGACAGCCCGCGCCGAGCGAGACGCCCTCCTCGACCACGACTGGAGCATCCTCGACGGGTTCGAGCACGCCACCCAGGAGGGTGTTCGCGCCGAGTTTCACGTCCGCGCCGACCTGGGCACACGACCCCACCGTATCACACGAGTCCACGAGCGTGCCGTCGCCGACGTACGCGCCCGCGTTGAGGAAACACGGACTCATCAGGATGGCGTCACTGCCGATGGACGCGCCCCGTCGCACGACGGTTCCGTCCGGGGTGTTCCGGGTGCCGCGCTCGCCGAGGTCGTCGGTCGAGCGAAGCGGGAGCACGTCGTGGTAGGCGACATCGCCGTACTCCCGACGCTGGGTTTCACGGAGACTGAAGTTCAGCAGGATTCCCTGCTTCACCCACTCGTTCGCCACCCAGTCGTCGCCCTGCTTTTCGGCCGCCCGGACCTCGCCGGCTTCGAGCGCGTCGAGGAACGCGTCGAGGGTGTCGCGTTCGTCCGTGCCCGCCTCGCTCGCGGTCAGTCCCTCGTCGGCGCGCGCCCAGAGGTCCTCGATCTCGGTTTCGAGGCTCACGCGAGCACCTCCTCGAACTCGTACCAGCCCGCATCACGCCCGGCGAGCCAGACCGCCGCGTCGAGCGCGCCGGCGGCGAAGACCCCCCGGCTCTCGGCACGGTGAGTGAGCGTGAGCACCTCGTCGTTGCCCGCGAGCAGGACCTCGTGTTCGCCACGAACGTTCCCCGCCCGCCGGACGTGAACCCCGACCTCGTCCCCGTCGCGGGGCTGTTCGCCCTCGCGGCCGTAGGTCCGGTCGTGATTCGCCCCGCTCGCGTCGTCGATACGGTCGAGTAAAGTGGTCGCCGTGCCGCTCGGCGCGTCGCGCTTTCGGTTGTGGTGGGTCTCGGTGAGCTCGATATCGTAGTCGGGGAGGGTTTCGACCGTCTCGGCGAGCGCCTCGGCAAGCGCGTGGACCCCGCGCGAGAAGTTCGTCGCCCGGAGAACCGGAACTCGGTCGGCGACGCCGCGGAGCACGTCGCGATGGGCCTCGTCGAAGCCCGTGGTGCCGGTGACGAATCCCACGTCCGCCTCCGCACACGCCGACGCGTACTCGACGGCGGACTCCGGTCCCGTGAAGTCCACCACGACGTCGGGCGCGTGGGTTGCTAGGAGATCCGGGAAGTCGACCGCCGGACGGAGTTCGTGACCCGCGACGTGCTCGGCCGCCGGGTCGCGGTTCGTCGCGAAAGCGACAGTCGTATCGTCGCGCCCGGCGGCCGTGTCGAGGACCGCCCGACCCATCGTCCCCGTCGCGCCCGTGACCCCGACCGCCGTCACCGTTCGACCTCCGCGGGGGTTCGTCGGTCGTCGGTATCGAGGTCGGCGAGGATCTCGGCGAGCGCGTCGCGACGCTTCGCCGAGAGCCGCGAGAGCGGCGAGCGCATCGTGGGGTCCATGTGGCCCCGGATCGAGAGCGCCTCCTTCAACGGGATCGGGTTGGTCTCCCAGAACAGCGCGCGGAACAGGGGTCCGAGCTCGTGGTGGCGCTCGCGGGCGCGCTCGAAGTCGCCGTCGAGCCCGGCGTGAACCATCCGGCTCACGCGCTCTGGTTCGACGTTCGCCGCGACGCTGATGGTGCCGCGCCCGCCGGTCGCGAGGGTCGAGAGTGTGACCGCGTCCTCGCCCGAGAGCACGGCGAAGTCGCTCTCGCGGGTTCGCTCGATGACCTCGCTGACGGCGGCGAGGTCGCCGCTCGCGGACTTGTAGCCGACGACGTTGGGGTGCTCGGCGAGCGTCACGGCGGTGTCGACCTCTATCGTGCGGCCCGTCCGGCCGGGGACGTTGTAGACGACCTGCGGGAGGTCGACGGCGTCGGCCACGGTCCGGAAGTGGGTCTCCATCCCGGCGGGTTCGGGCTTGTTGTAGTACGGCGAGATGAGGAGCAGCGCGTCCGCGCCGGCGTCGCGGGTGCGTTCGGCGAGTTCGACCGCCTCGCGTG is a window from the Halococcus hamelinensis 100A6 genome containing:
- a CDS encoding ferritin-like domain-containing protein, which codes for MSTDGDEDVLDLLHAARNDEFETVINYQTDAIAIEGVTAEEVAEGLRADVEEELGHAETLGERITQLGGQPKGSFEMEMGQESLQPPEDTTDVLSVIDGVIEAEQGAVETYRDLIEAAEAADDPVTEDLAVTLLSDEESHRAEF
- a CDS encoding M20 family metallopeptidase, yielding MTDFDPRGFLERAVETPSHENVDEMRSFLRETLCEHDVEPTVDDAGNVTATRTGDSDGPHIVLNTHIDTVAPHVPPSRDGDILSGRGSCDAKGPLAAMLAAFFDSDPDDGRVTLAITPDEEVYSTGAAALVPELDLDPERGDAVIVGEPTGLDVCTAAKGRFEGRIELRGESAHAAEPESGTNAIPLAARAIEALSGFDDRPDGLDAHPDLGAPTLTPTVIEGGDATNQVAGACEVVLDRRSVPPETANGYETGLDGYLRERLGSGVSFELTDRKTPFLEAFETDADAGVVRAFRDLGCAARPFTAATEASYFARRAPTVVFGPGVLADEEGPVAHADREYVRLPAVERATELLDEVVGKCLRETGS
- the dapF gene encoding diaminopimelate epimerase, coding for MISFDKFHGTGNDFFVIDAAQPVTDRRRLAIDLCDRDSGIGDGDGSTGADGVLFLALEAGYASPRVVMTLVQPDGSTAPMCGNGARCAAAWAAERTGERVVMVDTQSGTRRATVDETAVSIEMGMPRFSPEAVPLARDEPLVEEPIGDLDATAVDTGVPHAVAFVDDVSTIDLESVAPPVRHAEVFPRGANVTVASPDGAGGFDQRTYERGVEGETRSCGTGAVAVAAAARKLGRTEDDSVTVSPPGGELDVEFSGTEAILRGPTEREFAGRVSLGGSRSVEIDGDAGATADD
- the lysA gene encoding diaminopimelate decarboxylase — encoded protein: MAGAVADLDGNPAVRRLGDWSAARLRDLAADHGTPLYVVDLGRVRENAARLRAAFPDAAIDYAVKANARKPVLETLAEEGLGAECASAGEVVRAYEAGVSTLRYTAVNPPARDLDRVVEIAAEREVTITVGARDTLTRLADRDWTGRVYLRANPAVGAGHHEKVRTGGDPTFGIPAERIEAVAADAEGMGFDLVGLHAHAGSGILGDLSGHAALVERVSEIAADLADHDIDAVSIGGGFGVPYHETDPPLDLGALAEATRDAFGADARLGIEPGRYLVADAGVLLARVNTVKPTPETTVVGVDAGMTALARPALYDAYHAIRSLAADASERGTVATTVAGPVCESSDTLARGRSLPVPERGDLLAVGNAGAYGYEMASTYNSRPRPAVCALDGDESWVCVRRETVDDLSRLDQ
- a CDS encoding 2,3,4,5-tetrahydropyridine-2,6-dicarboxylate N-succinyltransferase — protein: MSLETEIEDLWARADEGLTASEAGTDERDTLDAFLDALEAGEVRAAEKQGDDWVANEWVKQGILLNFSLRETQRREYGDVAYHDVLPLRSTDDLGERGTRNTPDGTVVRRGASIGSDAILMSPCFLNAGAYVGDGTLVDSCDTVGSCAQVGADVKLGANTLLGGVLEPVEDAPVVVEEGVSLGAGCRVTSGFVVGHDSVVGENTLLTPRIPVYDLVEEEVVYGELPPERRAFTRFVESSVGEHDLFEGGAYKPAVVATAVENRTLEATEREEALR
- the dapB gene encoding 4-hydroxy-tetrahydrodipicolinate reductase; this encodes MTAVGVTGATGTMGRAVLDTAAGRDDTTVAFATNRDPAAEHVAGHELRPAVDFPDLLATHAPDVVVDFTGPESAVEYASACAEADVGFVTGTTGFDEAHRDVLRGVADRVPVLRATNFSRGVHALAEALAETVETLPDYDIELTETHHNRKRDAPSGTATTLLDRIDDASGANHDRTYGREGEQPRDGDEVGVHVRRAGNVRGEHEVLLAGNDEVLTLTHRAESRGVFAAGALDAAVWLAGRDAGWYEFEEVLA
- the dapA gene encoding 4-hydroxy-tetrahydrodipicolinate synthase, whose product is MTHQIDLDGVFPAMATPFEADESIDFDGLRAEARRLAQAGVDGLVPVGTTGESATMTHDEHVAVVETVAEAVSIPVVAGAGSNSTREAVELAERTRDAGADALLLISPYYNKPEPAGMETHFRTVADAVDLPQVVYNVPGRTGRTIEVDTAVTLAEHPNVVGYKSASGDLAAVSEVIERTRESDFAVLSGEDAVTLSTLATGGRGTISVAANVEPERVSRMVHAGLDGDFERARERHHELGPLFRALFWETNPIPLKEALSIRGHMDPTMRSPLSRLSAKRRDALAEILADLDTDDRRTPAEVER